A single Agrococcus sp. ARC_14 DNA region contains:
- a CDS encoding Sir2 family NAD-dependent protein deacetylase has protein sequence MLDTAIDLLRGRRIAVLTGAGISTDSGIPDYRGEGAPRRTPMVFDTFRSSADARRRYWAGSHLGWRRFTSVHPNDGHRALARLEEAGLVTGIATQNVDDLHERAGSHEVVHVHGRMHTVSCLDCGRTYDRERIAAEIELLNPWIVVPEQVRLQPDGDVEIDASQDFLVPPCPVCGGMLKPDVVFFGEIVPPAVFAAARDVIAAGEVVLVAGSSLIVNSGTRLLEVARRASVPIVIVNRGETKWDGRAAVRVEGGTSETLTTIADALVAPF, from the coding sequence GTGCTCGACACAGCGATCGACCTCCTCAGGGGCCGCCGGATCGCGGTGCTGACCGGCGCCGGCATCTCGACCGACTCCGGCATCCCTGACTACCGCGGCGAGGGTGCGCCGCGCCGCACGCCGATGGTGTTCGACACCTTCCGCTCGAGCGCCGATGCCAGACGCCGCTACTGGGCGGGCAGCCATCTGGGGTGGCGGCGCTTCACCTCGGTGCATCCGAACGACGGGCACCGTGCGCTCGCACGGCTCGAGGAGGCGGGGCTCGTGACCGGGATCGCGACGCAGAACGTCGACGACCTGCACGAGCGCGCCGGGTCGCACGAGGTCGTGCACGTGCACGGCCGCATGCACACGGTCTCGTGCCTCGACTGCGGCCGCACGTACGACCGCGAGCGGATCGCCGCCGAGATCGAGCTGCTGAACCCGTGGATCGTGGTGCCGGAGCAGGTGCGGCTGCAGCCCGACGGCGATGTCGAGATCGATGCCTCGCAGGACTTCCTGGTGCCGCCGTGCCCCGTGTGCGGCGGGATGCTGAAGCCCGACGTGGTGTTCTTCGGCGAGATCGTGCCGCCGGCGGTGTTCGCCGCGGCCCGCGACGTGATCGCGGCCGGCGAGGTGGTGCTGGTCGCGGGATCCTCGCTGATCGTGAACTCCGGCACGCGGCTGCTCGAGGTGGCGCGCCGCGCGAGCGTGCCGATCGTGATCGTGAACCGCGGCGAGACGAAGTGGGATGGCAGGGCCGCCGTGCGCGTCGAGGGCGGCACGAGCGAGACGCTGACGACGATCGCGGACGCGCTCGTCGCACCGTTTTGA